In a single window of the Caldisericota bacterium genome:
- a CDS encoding potassium transporter TrkG, translating into MAFASLFMTIFRMRPDKRQNLITQEEFGLFSRDNTLRFLRMVVFVTFTFEMIGFILFYSGFRGSFPRDQAIAHAIFHSVSAFCNAGFSSFSTNLTKFADNPFITLTAPFLFICGGLGFIVLRDISARFRGERRYLSEHSKIVLSTTLSLIIFGTIVVYLLEYGNA; encoded by the coding sequence ATGGCTTTTGCAAGTTTATTTATGACAATCTTTCGCATGAGACCCGATAAGAGACAGAATTTGATCACTCAAGAAGAGTTTGGCTTATTTAGTAGAGATAATACTCTAAGATTCTTGCGAATGGTTGTTTTTGTAACTTTTACATTTGAAATGATAGGTTTTATCCTGTTTTACTCTGGATTTAGAGGAAGTTTTCCACGCGACCAGGCAATCGCTCATGCTATTTTTCACTCAGTATCTGCTTTTTGCAATGCAGGTTTTAGTTCCTTTTCTACCAACCTTACTAAATTTGCCGATAATCCATTTATTACCTTGACCGCCCCCTTCCTATTTATATGCGGAGGTCTTGGATTTATAGTGCTCCGGGATATTTCCGCTCGTTTTAGAGGTGAAAGGAGATATCTATCGGAGCATTCAAAAATTGTTCTATCAACTACCCTTTCCCTTATAATTTTTGGGACAATCGTAGTCTATCTCCTTGAATACGGCAATGC